GCGCTGGTGTTCTACTTCTGGGGCGTGAATACCGGCTACCGGACCAAGTATCTCGACGAGCGTGAATCGCACGACGAGATCCTCGAAGGGGTCGGTGCCTGACGCCTGACCTGTCGCCGGATTCGGCGGCGACAGGACGCAGCGAAAAAAAGCCCGCCCGAGCGACGCTCGGGCGGGCTTTTTGTTTGCGGCGACGATTGCGGCGCGGCTCAGGCGCCGGTGCTGGCGAACACGTAGTTCGTCATCGCGAGCACGCGCTGATAGGTGCCGAGCGACTGGATGCCGAGCTGGTAATCGTCGTCCGCCGCGCCGAGCGCCGTGAAGACCGGCAGCAGATGCTCGTCGGTCGGATGCATCAGCGCTGCGTGCGGCGCCTGCCGGCGGTAGTCGAGCAGCGCGTCGACATCGCGCGCGGCGAGCTTCGCCTCGAACCAGTCGGTGAATTCCGCGACGCGCGGGTCCGCATCTTCGGGCGCCGCGCCGAAATCGGCTGCGCGCAGGTTATGCGTGATCTGGCCCGAGCCGATCACCATCACGCCTTCATCACGCAGCGGCCGCAGCGCGCGGCCGAGTGCGAAGTGGTGCGCCGCATCCGCGCGCGGCTGGATCGACAGTTGCGCGACGGGCACGTCGGCCTCCGGGTACATCAGCAGCATCGGCACCCACGCGCCGTGGTCAAGGCCGTGCTCGGTCGTCGCGGTCGCGATGCCGGCCGCGTTCAGCAGCGTCACCGCGCGTTCGGCGACGTCGGGCGCGCCCGGTGCCGGATAGCGGATGTCGTACAGCGCCTGCGGGAAGCCGTAGAAATCGTGGATCGTTTCCGGATGCGCGGCGACGCTCGCGACCGGCCGTTGCGTGCCCCAGTGCGCGGACAGCATCAGCACCGCGCGCGGGCGCGGCAATTGGGCGCCGAGGTGCGTGAACGCACCGGACGGCAGCGTCGGGTCGATCGGCAGCGTCGGAGCGCCGTGGGACAGGTACAGCGAAGGCAAGCGGTTCATGGTGGTGGCCTGCGAAAAGGGTTTGCCTGTGACTATAGGCGCGCACCGTGTATTGATAAATCCGCGTTTTGGAATTTGATTGACGCTTGTTTGTTGATAATGGGTGCAACGCAATGCGTGGCGACGCGGTTAATCGTCAATACGCGTACGATCGAATGAATTCTCGTGAAAATCGAAGAAGATGCGCGAAGAAGGGCGCCGTGGTGGCGCTTACTGGGCGTGCCGGATGCCGGCCCACGGTGTCGTCTGCGGCGCGCTGAGCGCGAACAGGTCGAGCACGCGCGTGACGGTCTGGTCGACGAGTTCCTCGATCGTCTTCGGCATTGCGTAGAACGCGGGCAGCGGCGGAAAGACGATGCCGCCCATCTCGGTGACGGCGGTCATATTGCGCAGATGCGCGAGGTTGAACGGCGTTTCGCGCACCATCAGCACGAGGCGGCGGCGTTCCTTGAGCGTGACGTCGGCCGCGCGCGTGATCAGGTTGTCGGACAGCCCGTGCGCGACGCTCGCGAGCGTCTTCATCGAGCATGGCGCGATCACCATCCCGTCGGTCGCGAACGAACCCGACGCGATCGTTGCGCCGACGTCGCGCACCGAGTGCACGACGTCCGCGCGGCTTTCGAGATCGGCCTTCGGCAGCCTGAGTTCATGCTGGATGTTGAGCCAGCCGGCGTTCGAAACCAGCAGGTGCGTTTCGACGCCGCCCGCGGCGCGCAGCAGGTCGAGCAGCCGGACACCGTAGATCGCGCCGGTGGCGCCGGTGATCGCAACGATCAGCCGGCGTGGCGGCGCGCTGGGAGATGCCATCGAAAGGGGAGCGGGTGCCGCGTGTTAAGCGGCGGCGAACAGTTGCTGCAGTTCGCCCGACTGGTACATCTCCATCATGATGTCCGAGCCGCCGATGAATTCGCCCTTCACGTAGAGCTGGGGGATGGTCGGCCAGTTCGAGAACGACTTGATGCCCTGGCGGATTTCGTCGTCTTCAAGCACGTTGACCGTCTTGAACTGGTCGACGCCGCAGGCTTTCAGCACCTGCACGGCGCGGCCGGAGAAGCCGCACATCGGGAATTGCGCGTTGCCCTTCATGAAGAGCACGACCTGGTTTTCGTCGACGATTTGCTTGATACGTTGTTGGGTGTCCATGACTGACCTTGCGTTTGCGGGGCGTTAGATCGAAATGATAGCGGATTTCAACCGGACGGGCCGGGCATCAGCCCGGCCGCCGGCCGCCGGTCGTGCGTTCGATCGCGGCGAGATCGGCGAGCGATTCGACCGCGACGAAGCCGTGTGAGGCGAGGATCGTGCGGACGGCTTCGGCCTGATCGTAGCCGTGCTCGATCCAGAGCGTGCCGCCCGGTTTCAGACGGGTGCCGGCGCCCGCGACGATCGTGCGGATCGCGCTGAGGCCGTCGGCATCGTCGGTGAGTGCGCCGCGCGGCTCGAAACGCAGGTCGCCCTGCGCGAGGTGCGGATCGTGCTGTGCGATGTACGGCGGGTTGCTGACGATCGTATCGAACACGAGCGCCGGATCGAGCGCCGCATACCAGTCGCTCTGCAGCCACTGCAGCGGGCCGCCGGGGCGGCGTGCGTCGAGCAGCTTGTCCGCGTTGCGTTGCGCGACCGCGAGCGCGGCTGGCGAACGGTCGAGCGCCCACACGCGCGCATCGGGACGCTCGACGGCGATCGACACGGCGATCGCGCCGCTGCCGGTGCCGAGATCGAGCACGGCCGGATGCGGCAGCCCGTCGATCGCATCGAGCGCGGCTTCGACGAGCAGTTCGGTTTCGGGGCGCGGGATCAGCACGTCGGGCGTCACGTCGAACGGGCGGCCGAAGAACTCGCGCATCCCGAC
The DNA window shown above is from Burkholderia cepacia and carries:
- a CDS encoding DODA-type extradiol aromatic ring-opening family dioxygenase; this translates as MNRLPSLYLSHGAPTLPIDPTLPSGAFTHLGAQLPRPRAVLMLSAHWGTQRPVASVAAHPETIHDFYGFPQALYDIRYPAPGAPDVAERAVTLLNAAGIATATTEHGLDHGAWVPMLLMYPEADVPVAQLSIQPRADAAHHFALGRALRPLRDEGVMVIGSGQITHNLRAADFGAAPEDADPRVAEFTDWFEAKLAARDVDALLDYRRQAPHAALMHPTDEHLLPVFTALGAADDDYQLGIQSLGTYQRVLAMTNYVFASTGA
- the prmC gene encoding peptide chain release factor N(5)-glutamine methyltransferase, coding for MPDTTADELLRASPLDAVDARVLLAHALGWTRTQLITRGDAPLDAAAVERYRALEARRVAGEPVAQLVGMREFFGRPFDVTPDVLIPRPETELLVEAALDAIDGLPHPAVLDLGTGSGAIAVSIAVERPDARVWALDRSPAALAVAQRNADKLLDARRPGGPLQWLQSDWYAALDPALVFDTIVSNPPYIAQHDPHLAQGDLRFEPRGALTDDADGLSAIRTIVAGAGTRLKPGGTLWIEHGYDQAEAVRTILASHGFVAVESLADLAAIERTTGGRRPG
- a CDS encoding UbiX family flavin prenyltransferase, encoding MASPSAPPRRLIVAITGATGAIYGVRLLDLLRAAGGVETHLLVSNAGWLNIQHELRLPKADLESRADVVHSVRDVGATIASGSFATDGMVIAPCSMKTLASVAHGLSDNLITRAADVTLKERRRLVLMVRETPFNLAHLRNMTAVTEMGGIVFPPLPAFYAMPKTIEELVDQTVTRVLDLFALSAPQTTPWAGIRHAQ
- the grxD gene encoding Grx4 family monothiol glutaredoxin; protein product: MDTQQRIKQIVDENQVVLFMKGNAQFPMCGFSGRAVQVLKACGVDQFKTVNVLEDDEIRQGIKSFSNWPTIPQLYVKGEFIGGSDIMMEMYQSGELQQLFAAA